The sequence GTCAAGATTCGCCCGCAGCCGGTCGGCGGCGCTCCAGAGCTTCTTGTCGAGTTCGTTGAGGAAATCTTGGTCACTTGCTGCGGTGGGCATCCCGCACGTTGAAGCACTTCTCGCTAGCTGTCACAACTTTTCATGCCTGCCGCCGCCCTGCATGGGGCACTCAAAAAAGCATTGCCAAGGCGGCGGGGTTTCCGGTAAAACCGCGACCTGGCTGTGTGGTGATTTTCTCGACCTTGAAAAACAAACGCATACTCAAGATGGCCGTTCCATCGGGACGGATTTGGTGGCGGGAGCAAAAGCGGCATCCACTGAACCGGCAGCTAGGGCGGGTGGTGCTGCGTCTGCGGACACGGCGGGGCTGGGCGCTGGATGATCTGGCTAAGGCGGCAGGCGTGGCCAAGTCGTACCTCTGCCAGTTGGAGCGTGGGCTGCACTCGCCGACGCTGGAGGTGCAACTGCGGCTGGAGGCGGCCCTGGGCATGGTGGTAGGCGGGCTGCTGCAACTGGCCCGTATGGAGCTGCGCCGGATGGCGTGATTTGTTCACTATTTCGAACATGTGCCGTGGTGTCGCCGTGATGGAATGCGCCCATGCCGCAACCGTTGACATGGAACTCAGGGCTGGTGTGGAACTCCTCCACACCAGGGGTGCTATGGAATGGCACGGCCAACTCAAGCAACCCACCCAATCCTATGCCCAACGACAACCGCATCAGTGCTGAAGTGACCGCAGCCAACAAGACGGCCATCATGACAAAAATCACCGAGATCGGCGCCCTACTGCCCTTCCTCATCAACCTGACGAAGGAGGAGCGCATCACGCTGCCGAAACTGGGAGCGACATCGCTGGCCTTCGATGAACAGTGCGCCAGCTACATGGCCACGGCTCCAAACTTGATCCCTCCCTTTGTGGACACGGCGGAAGTGACGAAGGACCGCAATCTGCGCGTGGTGCTGGCGGACATCCTGCGGGAAACGTGCAAGCTCTGCGAAAAACTGGATGATAGTCTGATGCTGGTGGGCAGCGAAATCTGGCTGGCAGATCTGTCCTTTTACCAAACGGTGCGCCAAGCGGCTAGGCGCGATGTGCCGGGTGCGGATACGATCTACGATGAGCCTGAAGGAGCGCTTCCCCGGCCTAGCAGGCGATCCCGAGGAACCGGAGCCTACGCCCACACCGCCGACGCCCTGATCGGGGGCCTCGAACCACCCTTTGGGGGCCATTTTTCTCAAAAATGACCGTTTTTGAGCCATTTCGGCTCCGAATACGATGCTCCAGGGGTGGTGAGGGGGACCCCCAAGGGGGGGTATCGGGGGCCTCTGGGGTGGTCCATCGACCCCTCTGGGCAGCCTGTCCGGGCCCCTGGGGCTGGTGTGCAGCGGCCCAGCAGCCCCGCGCCGGAGCCCATGTGCAGCGGGGCAGGGGCTCCAGAGGTGGTGACTCGGAGCCTCCCTGCACCGGCCCAGGGGCCCGTAGGCCGCGATCCAGCAGCCCCAGCGCACCGACCCGCCACCTCCATCCCTGCGACCGAACAGCCCCCCAGCACCGACCCGCCACCTAGAACCCCGCCACCTCCGACCCCAGCCCCAACAAAGAACCAAGCACCAAGAACCCCGAACAAAGAACCCCAAACCCCTCCCTCCCCATGTTTGACCCCACAATCCCTCAAGAAGGCACGCCACTGGATGCCGTGCAGATGCGCAATCAGTTCAATGGGCTCAAAGCGATCCTGGATGCCGCCGCGCCGATCACCGCCGCGCAGGTGGACGGCACGGCCACACTGGACCCGGGCAGTCCGGCGAACGTGAGTGTGACGGTGCAGGGCAACATGCTGCGCTTCAGCTTTGACATCCCACGCGGCATGGATGGGATCAATGGCAGCAACGGCATGGATGGCATGCCAGGCCCGCAGGGAAACAACGGCAGTGACGGTGCCCAGGGCCCACCAGGGGGCCCCGGCCCGCAAGGCCCACCCTTTGCACAGGCGGTGGTGGATGGTGTGTCCACCCTGAACCCTGGGGATAATGCGACGGTGAGTGTGAGCTTTGATGGCACGAACGTGCGTTTCCTGTTCGGAATCCCACGCGGCAGTGACGGTGCGCAGGGCTCCTCCGGTGAGGTGAGCCTGGCACAGCTCGATGCCGCGATCACTGGCACCAGTGCCAACACCAATGCTGTGGAGACGCTGGATTCCGTCTTTGCTGATCCAAACGCCGAAGCTCTGCGCCAAAAGATCAACGAGCTGATCCTCAATGGAAGGCGGTGAGTGACCCTGCGTGCGGCGGTTTTGCGCGGCACCGTCAAAAGCTGGCTATCCACGGATGCAGGGAGGGCCCCGCAAAAGCCTGAATTCCCACCGGGGTGGGATGCGCTTCACTCTTTGGTGACGACTTCATCGAGGTTGAGGAGCATGAGGCAGAGGCTGGTCCAGGCGGCGTGCTCGGTGGGGGAGAGCTGGGGGTCGGTGGGGGCTTCGCCGATGCGGAGGAGCTGGGCGGAGTCTGCGGTGCTCTGGCGGCGGAGGGTGGTGAGCTGCTGGTGGAGGATGGCGGCTTCCTCTGCCTGCGGCTGGCGGTGGGTGACGAGGTGGAAGGCCTGCTGGAGGTGTGCACGGTCGTCTCCTGGCATGTGGAGCACTTTTTGGGCGAGCACGCGGGCGGCCTCGACAAAGGTGGTGTCGTTCAGGGTGACGAGGGCGTGGAGTGGGGTATTCGTGCGGGTGGTTTTGACGGCGCAGACTTGGCGGGCGCTGGTGTCAAAGAGCATGGTGGGGCCGACGATGCGCCGCCAGAAGACGTAGAGGGTGCGGCGGTAGAGGGCGCTGCCGTGGTCCTGCTGGTAGGTCTTTTTGCCGAAGGTGGCCTCTTCCCAGATGCCTGCGGGCTGGTAGGGTCGCACGCTGGGGCCGCCGAGCTGGGCCTGGAGGAGGCCGGAGAGGGCGAGGGCCTGATCGCGGAGCATCCAGGCGGGCATGCGAAAGCGTGGGCCACGGGCGAGGAGGCGGTTTTCGGGGTCGGAGGTGGAGGCGGAGGCATCTGGGGCCTGGACGGAGCTTTGCTGGTAGGTCTGGCTGGTGACGATGAGGCGGAGGAGGTGCTTGACGTCCCAGCCGCTGTCCATGAACTCGGCGGCGAGCCAATCGAGCAGCTCGCGGTGCAGGGGGATTTCTCCCTGGACGCCGAAGTCCTCGGCCGTTTTCACCAAGCCGATGCCGAAGAGGGACTGCCAAAAGCGATTCACGGTGACGCGTGCGGTGAGGGGATGGTCACGGTGGATGAGCCACTGGGCGAGTCCGAGGCGGCTCCTGGGTGCGTCGGGGGCCAGGGGCGGGAGGACTGCGGGTGTGGTGAAGGTGACGCGGGTGGTGGTGGGCTTGTCGTAGGCTCCTTTGTCGAGGATGTAGGTCTCTCGCGGCTGGGGCAGCGTGTCCATGATCATGACTCGGGTGACGGCGGAGGCGGCGGCGAGCTTCTCCCGCTGGGCGGCGAGGAGGCGCTGGAGCAGGCGTGTGTAGGGCTGGTCTTTGTCTTTGAAGTAGCCGATGGCTTCGAGCAGTGGGTCCACGCCGCGATTGCGGGGGATGGTCTTGGCGATGTAGGCGGGTAGATTGCCTGGGAGATCGAAGGCGGCGCTTTCGGTGAGGGGCTTGCCCGCTGGGCGGGGGAATTTTTTCAGTTCAAAGGCATCGACCTCGTCAGCGATGCGATTGACGGCGGCGGTGGCGAGTCGGCTGCGATCGAGCTCGGCGGCGGTGCTCAGATCCATGGCGGGGGCGGCTTGTCCGCTGCGGCCTTTGCCGTCCTCGCTGGTCTGGTTAAAGACGTCGTAGAGGGCGTAGTAGTCCCGCATGGTGAGGGGATCGAATTTATGGTCGTGGCATTTGGTGCAGTTCAGGGTGAGGCCGAGCCAGACGGTGCCGGTGGTCTCCACTCGGTCCATGACGTTCTCGACGCGTGTCTCATCAGCGATGCGTCCGCCTTCGCCATTGATCATGTGGTTGCGGTGAAAGCCGGTGGCGAGTTTTTGCTGCGGGGTGGGCCTCGGTAGTAGATCACCCGCGAGCTGCCAGAGGGTGAACTGATCGTAGGGCATGTTGGCATTGATGGCCTGCACGACCCAGTCACGCCAGGGCCACATGGTGCGCTCGGGGTCGCCCTGGTAGCCATTGGTATCGGCGTAGCGTGCGGCATCGAGCCAGTCCCACGCCCAGCGCTCGCCGAAGTGGGGACTGGAGAGGAGTTTTTCGATGCAGGCATCCGGCGCAGAGGTCTCGTCAGGCTGCGGTGGTAGGCCTGTCAGGTCGAGCGAGAGTCGGCGGATGAGTGTCTCGCGTGGTGCGGGTGGGCTGGGCTGCAAACCGGCTGCGGTGAGTTTTTTCTGCACAAAGGCGTCGATCGGATGTGTGGCACCAGCAGGCACAGGTGGGCGCTGCACGGGCTCGAAGGCCCAGTGGCGGCCCCATTTGGCTCCTTCAGCGATCCATTGGCGTAGCGTGTGTTTTTGCGCGGTGGTGAGGCTGCGATTGCTCTTCGGAGGCGGCATGACCTCGTCTGCATCCGCTGTGTGGAGGCGTAGGATGAGGTCGCTGGCGTCTGGTTGGCCGGGAACGATGGCGGTGCCGCTTTTGGCGGCCTTTTCGTCATCGAGTCGGAGGTCGCCTTTGCGCTTGGCGGCATCGGGTCCGTGGCAGTGGAAGCAGTTCTCGCTCAGGATCGGTCGCACATCGCGATTGAAGTCGATCTGCGCCGTGCAGGGGATCACGGCGAGCAAGAAGAGCAGCAGAGCAGGGGAGAGGGAGTTCAAAGCGGGGATGATATGCACCGAGTCATCATGTTTTGTGAAATCCCAGTAGCAGATCGGCAACAGAATAACTGCATTCTGTTGCCTTCATTCTGTTGCCAATAATCACAAATCATGGAGGCAGGAAGTATAACGCCGAATGCGCTGCCTTTTGACCTGGGAGCGGGTAAATGGGTCGGATAAAGGATGCTAAGGGGCGAGAGGTGCCGTGGGGCGTTTTTGTCGCTGGTGAAAGTGAGTATCCAGCGGCATGCTGAGGGCGCTTTTATCCCTTCATGCCGCCTGCTCTCCGATCCCCCGCTGCTGCCCATATTGTGCCTTTGGCGCTGTTTATGCTGCTGGGGATGACGACGGGGCTTTTCCAGATCAAGAACTCGGAACTGCCCTGGTATGTGCGTCAGCCGGAGCTGTGGCTCTATCCGGCGCAGACGCTGATCTGTGGGGCGCTGCTGCTCTATTACCGCAGGCACTACACGCTGGTGCCGTGGCGTGGACTGGGGCTGGCGCTGGTCTTTGCTGTGGTAGGCATCGCCGCGTGGGTGCTACCTGCATGGCTGCGTGAGGCGCTGGTGGCTGCTGGGCATGCGCCGCAGGACTGGTGGGAGTGGCTGGGCATGAAGGAGCGGCTGGAAGGCTTTGATCCCACGATCGTGCGTGATTCTGGCGCTGGATATGCCTGCACGGTGCTGATGCGCTTTGCACGGATGACGCTGGTGGTGCCTTTTGTGGAGGAGCTTTTCTGGCGTGGCTTTTTGATGCGTTACCTCGTCGATCCTGATCGTGATTTTGAGAAGATCCCCTTTGGCACACATCGCTGGCGTGTTTTTTGGATCGTGACGGCGCTGGTGGTGGTGGCGCATCAGCCAGCAGACTACATCGGGGCCTTCATCTGGGCGGCGCTGATGTATGCGCTGGCAGTGCGCACACGCAGCCTCGGTGCCTGCGTGGTGATGCACGCCGCTGGGAATCTGCTGCTAGGCCTGTATGTGATGAAAACAGCCCAATGGGGCTTTTGGTGAGTTGGCGGCTTAAGCGAAGCCCTTCTGCCGTTTGGCATGCACGGCGGCGCTGTATTCGGCGCTGTTGAAATCGACGTATTCCTCCGAGAGGTCACTGGTATAGACGGTGTAGCCGCTGGTGCCGCTGTTCAGGTCGATGGTGACGGTGAATTTGTCTTCGCGGACGACTTTCTCCATCTCGGCGACGGGAGTTTTCGTGGCGAGGCCGCCCTGGCAGGCCTGGAGGCCACCGAAGTAGATGTCGATGAGTTCTTCGCGGATGCGGGCTCCGCTGTAACCGACAGCGTGGATGATGCGGCCCCAGTTCGGGTCGCAGCCGTGGAAGGAGCACTTCACGAGCAGGGACTTGGCCACGGCTTCGGCGGCTTTGCGGGCGTCGGCGAGGGTGCGGGCATTGCGGACACGGACTTCGACGAATTTGGTGACGCGTTCGCCGTCGCAGACGATCATCTTGGCGAGTTCGAGCATCACTTTGTGCAAAGCGCAGCGGAAGAGCTCGGCCTCAGGCGTGTTCTTTTTGATCACGGGCATGCCAGAGGCACCGTTGGTCATGACGATGACGGTGTCGTTGGTGGAGGTGTCGCCGTCGATGGTGATGCAATTGAAGCTCTTTTCTACGGCGTAGCGCATGCTGCGCTTCAGCTCATCTTTGCCGATCAGGGCATCGGTGGTGATGAAGCAGAGCATGGTGGCCATGTTCGGGCAGATCATGCCCGCACCTTTAGCGATGCCGCCGATGCGGAATTTATGTTTCCCACACGGCACCTCGATGGAGAAGCTCTTCGGCCGCGTGTCGCTGGTCATGATGGCACGCATGGCGTCATCGCTGCCGTTTTCGTTCAGCTTGGCGACGGCGTCGGGGATTTTCGGTAGCAGGCGCTGGATGGGCATGTTCATGCCGATGATGCCGGTGGAGCAGACGAGGACTTGGCGCATCTTGACGCCGAGTTGCTCGGCGGTGTGCTTGGTCATCGCTTTGGCGTCCTGGATGCCCTGCACGCCGGTGCAGGCGTTGGCGTTGCCGCTGTTGGCGATGATGGCGCGGGTATCGCTGTCTTTGATGTGCTGCTGGCTGACACGGACACAGGCAGCGCGGACTTTATTGGTGGTGAAGACTGCGTCGGTGACGGTGGGTGTGTCGGAGACGATGAGTGCGAGATCGAGGCGTGTGGCCTCTGGGTTCTTGATGCCGCAGTTCACCGCGCTGGCGCGGAAGCCTTTGGCCGCAGTGACACCACCTTCGATGACTTTGAAGGGAACGCGTTTGTCGCAGGGATCGATTTCTTTGGAGAGTGGCATGGGAGGGCGAGAAGGTCAGATGTTGAGGAGCCCGGTGGTGGGTGCAAATCCGCAGATGAGATTCATGTTCTGCACGGCTTGGCCAGAGGCCCCTTTGCCGATGTTGTCCTCCGTGCTCATGAGGATGAGCTGCCCAGCGCGGGCGTCATAGGACCAGCCGATATCGACGAAATTGGTACCATTGACGTTCTTGGTATCAGGCGACTGGTTTTGACCGAGCAAGCGCACAAAGGGCTGGTCTGCGTAGGCCTTTTGTAAAGCCGCACCGACTTGCTCGACGGTCACACCGGGCTGCAACTGCGCAAAGATCGTGGTGCAGATGCCAGAGTGCGTGGGCATGAGATGCGGGACAAAGGTGAGCTTCACCTCCCGGCCTGCGGCGAGGGCGAGTTCTTGGCCGATTTCGCTCAGGTGGCGGTGCAAAGGCACGCTGTAACTGCGCACGCTGTTTTGCACCTCACAGTAGAGCAGGGGGATGCTCTCTTTGCGGCCAGCGCCGCTAGCACCACTCATGCTGGCGATGCTGAGGGGCGACTCGGCGAGGAGATTGGCCTTCAGCAGCGGGATGAGCGGCAGTAGGATGCTCGTGGGGTAGCAGCCTGGGCAGGCGATGAGGCGGGAGGCCTTGATTTGCTCCTCACGGAGCTCAGGCAGCGCATAGACGGCCTCCGCGAGCAATTCGGGCGCTGGATGTGCGTGGCCGTAAAACTCCTCATACACGGCGGCACTGCGCAGGCGGAAATCCGCGCTCAGGTCGATCACTTTGATGCCCAGGGCCAGCAGCGGCTGCGCATACTCCACAGACACACCATGTGGCAGCGCCCAAAAGGCGATCTCTGCACCTGCGGCCTTCAAAGCGGCTGCATCCGGTGCCGTAAAGGTGAGCGTGTCCGCGACGCCCACGCCACGGAATCGCGGAAACTCTTTGGAGAGTGGTTTCCCCGCCAGCGAGCGGGAAGTGACCGCGACAATTTGCACATTGGGGTGACGGAGCAGCAGACGCAGGAGCTCGGCTCCTGAGTATCCACTGGCTCCGACGACGGCGACTTTGATTTTGGCGGCGGCTGACATGGCGAAGGGGGGCGGAGTCTGGAGATTAATGGATGGCTACGCAAGGCTAAAACAGCCAAGAAGGCATCCCCAGGCTCTTCAGGAACGAGTAGAACACAAAGCTGTAGAGGAACCAGATGGTGATGATGAAACAGATCAGCAATGCGATGAGAATCACCAGTCCGATGAAGAAGCGCAGTGTGCTTTTTTTCACCTCACCATGCTGGCCTGCCTGCCAAGTCTGGAGCATGGCGAGATTCCGAGAGTTGGACTTATAAAAGGCGGTCAGAAAGGGCGCAATGCCGGGGATGAGGCCGAGGAGGAAATTCACGCACATGTTCAGCGCCATGTGGAGGAAGGTACTGAAGGGAATGCCACTGCGCAGCGCATCCAGGAGGATGACCCCGCCTGCGCCAGTGACGAGCATGTCCCCGATGCCGGGAAAGAAGGCCAGGATCGGATCGAGCCCGATGCGCTTGTCCGTGCCTGGGATGCGCAGCCACTCATCCAGGTATTTGGCGAGGTATTGTGAGAGCACCTGCTTTTCGGGATCATCGCTCTGGGCGAGCTTTGCAGCGATGGGATTGAGCTCTGACGGTGATACGTTCGGCATGGAGAGGAAGGGGAAGCAAAAGCGGTGATAACCGGTTTGCGTGCTGATCCAAGACCTTTTTCACCCAGTTGAGGGCTCCAGGCAGAATCAAAAACACCACTCCCCATTGCCATCGAGCGCTTCCTCATCCAATAAACCGGCCCTTTCCCAACATACCTCTCATGTCACGTTCTTACACTCTCGCAGTTCTCCCCGGCGACGGAATCGGCCCTGAAGTCATGGCCGAGGCACTCAAAGTCCTCGATCACGTCGCCGCGAATTCCGGCATCTCTTTTCTCTACCAGCATGAGCTCGTCGGTGGTGCTGCCATTGACGCTGTGGGCAAGGCTCTGCCAGAAAAGACGATCAAAACCTGCGAAGCGGCGGATGCCATCCTGTTTGGCTCAGTGGGTGGCCCTAAGTGGGAAAAACTGCCGCCCAATGAGCAGCCAGAGCGCGGTGCTCTGCTGCCTCTGCGCAAGCATTTCGGTCTCTTTGCCAATCTGCGCCCCGGTATCTGCTACCCAGCGCTCACCAGCTCCTCTCCGATCCGGCCGGATCTGGTGGAGGGTGGCTTCGATGTGCTCTGCGTGCGTGAACTCACCGGCGGTATGTACTTTGGTCAGCCAAAAAGCCGCACCACGCTGCCCGATGGCGACATCGAGGTCATCGACACGATGGTGTATAAAAAGAGCGAGATCGTGCGCATCGCCCATGTGGCCTTCAAAGCGGCCCAGCTCCGCCGCAAGCACGTCACCAGCGTGGACAAGGCCAATGTGCTCACCAACTCCGTCCTGTGGCGTGAAACGATGGTCGAAGTGGCCAAAGAATACCCCGATGTCACTCTCGCTCACCTTTACGTCGATAACGCCGCCATGCAGCTCATCAAGGCTCCGCGCAGCTTTGACGTGCTCGTGACCGAAAACCTCTTCGGCGACATCCTCAGCGATGAAATGGCCATGATCGCGGGCTCTCTGGGTATGCTGGCTAGCGCCAGCCTGGGCAAGCCGAAGGGCGACGGCCTGTATTTCGGCCTTTTCGAGCCGAGCGGCGGCACCGCGCCAGATATCGCCGGCATGGGCATCGCCAATCCGATCGCGCAGATTCTCTCTGCCGCGCTGCTGCTGCGTTTCGCTCTGGGACTGGAAAAAGAAGCCTGCCAGATCGAGGGAGCGGTGAAAAAAGTCATCGATGCAGGCCTGCGCACCGGCGACATCTTCAGCAATGCCCCCGGCACGCGGAAGGTGAACACGAAGGAAATGGGCGAGGCGATTCTGGCGGCGATGTGAGCCGTTTGCGAGGTTCCGGCCTCAGCGAACGTTTCCGCAAAGACGCATGATGAAGAAATGGCCCGCAATCTGTCTTTTGACCGCCACCACGCTGCTGCGCGGGGTGGATCGGGATTACCGCGTCATCGACTTCCGTGCTGAACCACACAACTACGCTACCTGGCAGCCGAAGGACCGTTTTGCCGAGCTCCTGCAGCGGGTGGAGAAGGGTGAGGTCACGCTCGATACCACCGATGATCAGTCCATGCTGCGCAGCCTGC is a genomic window of Verrucomicrobiaceae bacterium containing:
- a CDS encoding helix-turn-helix transcriptional regulator translates to MKNKRILKMAVPSGRIWWREQKRHPLNRQLGRVVLRLRTRRGWALDDLAKAAGVAKSYLCQLERGLHSPTLEVQLRLEAALGMVVGGLLQLARMELRRMA
- a CDS encoding PSD1 domain-containing protein, which gives rise to MHIIPALNSLSPALLLFLLAVIPCTAQIDFNRDVRPILSENCFHCHGPDAAKRKGDLRLDDEKAAKSGTAIVPGQPDASDLILRLHTADADEVMPPPKSNRSLTTAQKHTLRQWIAEGAKWGRHWAFEPVQRPPVPAGATHPIDAFVQKKLTAAGLQPSPPAPRETLIRRLSLDLTGLPPQPDETSAPDACIEKLLSSPHFGERWAWDWLDAARYADTNGYQGDPERTMWPWRDWVVQAINANMPYDQFTLWQLAGDLLPRPTPQQKLATGFHRNHMINGEGGRIADETRVENVMDRVETTGTVWLGLTLNCTKCHDHKFDPLTMRDYYALYDVFNQTSEDGKGRSGQAAPAMDLSTAAELDRSRLATAAVNRIADEVDAFELKKFPRPAGKPLTESAAFDLPGNLPAYIAKTIPRNRGVDPLLEAIGYFKDKDQPYTRLLQRLLAAQREKLAAASAVTRVMIMDTLPQPRETYILDKGAYDKPTTTRVTFTTPAVLPPLAPDAPRSRLGLAQWLIHRDHPLTARVTVNRFWQSLFGIGLVKTAEDFGVQGEIPLHRELLDWLAAEFMDSGWDVKHLLRLIVTSQTYQQSSVQAPDASASTSDPENRLLARGPRFRMPAWMLRDQALALSGLLQAQLGGPSVRPYQPAGIWEEATFGKKTYQQDHGSALYRRTLYVFWRRIVGPTMLFDTSARQVCAVKTTRTNTPLHALVTLNDTTFVEAARVLAQKVLHMPGDDRAHLQQAFHLVTHRQPQAEEAAILHQQLTTLRRQSTADSAQLLRIGEAPTDPQLSPTEHAAWTSLCLMLLNLDEVVTKE
- a CDS encoding CAAX prenyl protease-related protein — encoded protein: MPPALRSPAAAHIVPLALFMLLGMTTGLFQIKNSELPWYVRQPELWLYPAQTLICGALLLYYRRHYTLVPWRGLGLALVFAVVGIAAWVLPAWLREALVAAGHAPQDWWEWLGMKERLEGFDPTIVRDSGAGYACTVLMRFARMTLVVPFVEELFWRGFLMRYLVDPDRDFEKIPFGTHRWRVFWIVTALVVVAHQPADYIGAFIWAALMYALAVRTRSLGACVVMHAAGNLLLGLYVMKTAQWGFW
- the argJ gene encoding bifunctional glutamate N-acetyltransferase/amino-acid acetyltransferase ArgJ, which encodes MPLSKEIDPCDKRVPFKVIEGGVTAAKGFRASAVNCGIKNPEATRLDLALIVSDTPTVTDAVFTTNKVRAACVRVSQQHIKDSDTRAIIANSGNANACTGVQGIQDAKAMTKHTAEQLGVKMRQVLVCSTGIIGMNMPIQRLLPKIPDAVAKLNENGSDDAMRAIMTSDTRPKSFSIEVPCGKHKFRIGGIAKGAGMICPNMATMLCFITTDALIGKDELKRSMRYAVEKSFNCITIDGDTSTNDTVIVMTNGASGMPVIKKNTPEAELFRCALHKVMLELAKMIVCDGERVTKFVEVRVRNARTLADARKAAEAVAKSLLVKCSFHGCDPNWGRIIHAVGYSGARIREELIDIYFGGLQACQGGLATKTPVAEMEKVVREDKFTVTIDLNSGTSGYTVYTSDLSEEYVDFNSAEYSAAVHAKRQKGFA
- a CDS encoding N-acetyl-gamma-glutamyl-phosphate reductase, which gives rise to MSAAAKIKVAVVGASGYSGAELLRLLLRHPNVQIVAVTSRSLAGKPLSKEFPRFRGVGVADTLTFTAPDAAALKAAGAEIAFWALPHGVSVEYAQPLLALGIKVIDLSADFRLRSAAVYEEFYGHAHPAPELLAEAVYALPELREEQIKASRLIACPGCYPTSILLPLIPLLKANLLAESPLSIASMSGASGAGRKESIPLLYCEVQNSVRSYSVPLHRHLSEIGQELALAAGREVKLTFVPHLMPTHSGICTTIFAQLQPGVTVEQVGAALQKAYADQPFVRLLGQNQSPDTKNVNGTNFVDIGWSYDARAGQLILMSTEDNIGKGASGQAVQNMNLICGFAPTTGLLNI
- a CDS encoding DUF4112 domain-containing protein; protein product: MPNVSPSELNPIAAKLAQSDDPEKQVLSQYLAKYLDEWLRIPGTDKRIGLDPILAFFPGIGDMLVTGAGGVILLDALRSGIPFSTFLHMALNMCVNFLLGLIPGIAPFLTAFYKSNSRNLAMLQTWQAGQHGEVKKSTLRFFIGLVILIALLICFIITIWFLYSFVFYSFLKSLGMPSWLF
- the leuB gene encoding 3-isopropylmalate dehydrogenase; translated protein: MSRSYTLAVLPGDGIGPEVMAEALKVLDHVAANSGISFLYQHELVGGAAIDAVGKALPEKTIKTCEAADAILFGSVGGPKWEKLPPNEQPERGALLPLRKHFGLFANLRPGICYPALTSSSPIRPDLVEGGFDVLCVRELTGGMYFGQPKSRTTLPDGDIEVIDTMVYKKSEIVRIAHVAFKAAQLRRKHVTSVDKANVLTNSVLWRETMVEVAKEYPDVTLAHLYVDNAAMQLIKAPRSFDVLVTENLFGDILSDEMAMIAGSLGMLASASLGKPKGDGLYFGLFEPSGGTAPDIAGMGIANPIAQILSAALLLRFALGLEKEACQIEGAVKKVIDAGLRTGDIFSNAPGTRKVNTKEMGEAILAAM